Proteins from a genomic interval of Pseudomonas paeninsulae:
- a CDS encoding efflux RND transporter permease subunit, which produces MNFSQFFIQRPIFAAVLSLLILIGGAISLFQLPISEYPEVVPPTVVVRAAFPGANPKVIGETVASPLEQAITGVEGMLYMSSQGTADGKMTLTLTFALGTDLDKAQVQVQNRVTRTMPTLPSEVQRLGVTVDKASPDLTMVVHLTSPDDRYDMLYLSNYAALNVKDELARLDGVGDVQLFGLGDYSLRVWLDPNKVASRNLTATDVVNAIREQNRQVAAGSLGAPPSDAGNSFQLSINTQGRLVTEEEFENIIIRAGDDGEITRLKDIARIELGSSQYALRSLLNNKPAVAIPVFQRPGSNAIELSDSVRARMAELKQSFPQGVDYEIVYDPTIFVRGSIEAVVHTLLEAIVLVVLVVVLFLQTWRASIIPLVAVPVSLVGTFAVMHMFGFSLNALSLFGLVLAIGIVVDDAIVVVENVERNIGLGKTPVEATKQAMKEVTGPIVATALVLCAVFIPTAFISGLSGQFYQQFALTIAISTVISAFNSLTLSPALAAVLLRSHDAPKDRFSRLLEKLFGGWLFAPFNRLFDRASHRYVGTVKRVLRGSSIALVVYAGLMGLTYLGFASTPTGFVPPQDKQYLVAFAQLPDAATLDRTETVIKRMSAIASKHPGVENTVAFPGLSINGFTNSPNSGIVFTPLKPFDQRTDPSMSAGAIAAELNAQFSQIQDAYIAIFPPPPVQGLGTIGGFRVQVEDRASLGYDELYKQVQNVISKSRSVPELAGLFTSYTVNVPQIDADIDREKAKTHGVAISDIFDTMQVYLGSLYANDFNRFGRTYQVNVQAEQQFRLEPEQIGQLKVRNNRGEMVPLAAFLKVSPSAGPDRVMHYNGFLTAEINGAAAPGYSSGQAEAAMEKLLKAELPNGMSYEWTELTYQQILAGNSALFVFPLCVLLAFLVLAAQYESWSLPLAVILIVPMTLLSAITGVILTGGDNNIFTQIGLIVLVGLACKNAILIVEFAKEKQEEGMDRVSAVLQACRLRLRPILMTSFAFIMGVVPLVLSSGAGAEMRHAMGVAVFSGMLGVTFFGLLLTPLFYVLIRAFVEKREARKAARLLEAQA; this is translated from the coding sequence ATGAATTTCTCTCAATTCTTTATTCAGCGACCGATCTTCGCCGCGGTGTTATCGCTGTTGATCCTGATCGGCGGGGCCATCTCACTGTTCCAGTTGCCGATCAGTGAATACCCGGAAGTGGTACCGCCTACCGTGGTGGTACGCGCCGCCTTCCCCGGCGCCAACCCCAAGGTGATCGGCGAAACCGTGGCCTCGCCGCTGGAACAGGCGATCACCGGTGTCGAAGGCATGCTCTACATGTCGTCCCAGGGCACCGCCGACGGCAAGATGACCCTGACTCTGACCTTCGCCCTCGGCACCGATCTGGACAAGGCCCAGGTGCAGGTGCAAAACCGCGTGACGCGGACCATGCCGACCCTGCCCAGCGAAGTGCAGCGCCTCGGCGTGACCGTCGACAAGGCCTCGCCCGACCTGACCATGGTGGTACACCTGACCTCGCCGGACGACCGCTACGACATGCTGTACCTGTCCAACTACGCCGCCCTCAACGTCAAGGACGAGCTGGCGCGCCTGGACGGCGTCGGTGACGTGCAGCTGTTCGGTCTGGGCGACTATTCGCTGCGCGTATGGCTCGATCCAAACAAGGTTGCTTCGCGCAATCTCACCGCTACTGACGTAGTCAACGCCATCCGCGAACAGAACCGCCAGGTCGCTGCCGGCTCCCTCGGCGCGCCGCCCTCCGATGCGGGCAACAGCTTCCAGTTGTCGATCAACACCCAGGGCCGACTGGTCACTGAGGAAGAGTTCGAGAACATCATCATCCGCGCCGGCGATGACGGCGAGATCACTCGCCTGAAGGACATCGCCCGCATCGAACTGGGGTCCAGCCAGTACGCCCTGCGCTCGTTGCTGAACAACAAACCGGCCGTGGCCATCCCGGTCTTCCAGCGCCCCGGCTCCAATGCCATCGAGCTTTCCGATTCGGTGCGGGCACGCATGGCCGAGCTGAAGCAGAGCTTTCCCCAGGGCGTGGACTACGAAATCGTCTATGACCCGACCATCTTCGTCCGTGGTTCCATCGAGGCGGTGGTGCATACCCTGCTCGAAGCCATCGTCCTGGTGGTCCTGGTGGTAGTCCTGTTTCTGCAGACCTGGCGCGCCTCGATCATCCCCCTGGTCGCCGTGCCGGTGTCGCTGGTTGGCACCTTCGCCGTGATGCACATGTTCGGCTTCTCGCTCAATGCCCTGTCGCTGTTCGGCCTGGTGCTGGCGATCGGCATCGTCGTGGACGACGCCATCGTCGTGGTGGAGAACGTCGAACGCAATATCGGCCTGGGTAAAACGCCGGTAGAAGCCACCAAACAAGCGATGAAGGAAGTCACCGGACCGATAGTCGCGACCGCCCTGGTGTTGTGCGCGGTGTTTATCCCCACCGCGTTTATCTCGGGCCTCAGCGGGCAGTTCTACCAGCAGTTTGCGCTGACCATTGCCATCTCCACCGTGATCAGCGCCTTCAACTCGCTGACGCTGTCCCCTGCCCTGGCGGCCGTGCTGCTACGCAGCCACGATGCACCCAAGGACCGTTTCTCCCGCTTGCTGGAAAAGCTCTTCGGTGGCTGGTTGTTCGCACCGTTCAACCGCCTGTTCGACAGGGCTAGTCATCGCTATGTCGGCACGGTGAAGCGTGTGCTGCGCGGCAGCTCGATTGCCCTGGTGGTCTACGCGGGCTTGATGGGCCTGACCTACCTGGGCTTTGCCAGCACCCCGACCGGTTTCGTCCCGCCACAGGACAAGCAGTACCTGGTGGCCTTCGCCCAACTGCCGGACGCCGCCACCCTCGATCGTACCGAGACGGTGATCAAACGCATGTCGGCAATCGCCAGCAAACACCCAGGAGTGGAGAACACCGTGGCCTTCCCCGGCCTGTCGATCAATGGTTTCACCAACAGCCCGAACAGCGGCATCGTCTTCACCCCACTCAAGCCTTTTGACCAGCGCACTGACCCGTCGATGAGCGCCGGCGCTATCGCCGCCGAACTGAACGCTCAGTTCAGCCAAATTCAAGACGCCTATATCGCCATCTTCCCGCCACCACCGGTGCAAGGCCTGGGCACCATCGGCGGCTTCCGGGTGCAGGTGGAGGACCGTGCCAGCCTGGGCTATGACGAACTGTACAAGCAGGTGCAGAACGTCATCAGCAAGAGCCGCAGCGTGCCTGAGCTGGCCGGGCTGTTCACCAGCTACACCGTCAACGTGCCGCAGATCGACGCCGACATCGACCGCGAAAAGGCCAAGACCCACGGCGTCGCCATCAGTGACATCTTCGACACCATGCAGGTCTACCTCGGCTCGCTGTACGCCAACGACTTCAACCGCTTTGGCCGCACCTACCAGGTCAACGTCCAGGCCGAGCAGCAGTTCCGTCTGGAGCCGGAGCAGATCGGCCAGCTCAAGGTGCGCAACAACCGTGGGGAAATGGTCCCGCTGGCGGCATTCCTCAAGGTCAGCCCGAGCGCCGGACCGGATCGGGTGATGCACTACAACGGCTTCCTCACCGCCGAGATCAACGGCGCCGCAGCCCCTGGTTACAGTTCCGGCCAGGCTGAAGCCGCCATGGAGAAACTGCTCAAGGCAGAGCTGCCTAACGGCATGAGCTACGAGTGGACGGAGCTGACCTACCAGCAGATCCTCGCTGGCAACAGTGCGCTGTTCGTCTTCCCGCTCTGCGTGCTGTTGGCCTTCCTGGTGCTGGCCGCGCAGTACGAAAGCTGGAGCCTGCCACTGGCGGTGATTCTTATCGTGCCGATGACCCTGCTGTCGGCGATCACCGGGGTGATCCTCACCGGTGGTGACAACAACATCTTCACCCAGATCGGCTTGATCGTATTGGTGGGCCTGGCGTGCAAGAACGCCATCCTGATTGTCGAGTTTGCCAAGGAGAAACAGGAGGAAGGCATGGATCGCGTCAGCGCTGTGCTGCAAGCCTGCCGCCTGCGTCTGCGGCCGATCCTGATGACCAGCTTCGCCTTCATCATGGGCGTGGTACCACTGGTACTGTCCTCCGGTGCAGGTGCCGAGATGCGTCACGCCATGGGCGTCGCGGTGTTCAGCGGCATGCTTGGGGTGACCTTCTTCGGCCTGCTGCTGACCCCGCTGTTCTATGTACTGATCCGCGCCTTCGTGGAGAAGCGCGAGGCGAGAAAAGCCGCGCGTCTGCTGGAGGCACAGGCATGA
- the mexE gene encoding multidrug efflux RND transporter periplasmic adaptor subunit MexE, giving the protein MEQPNNPTWQLPLALAAVLVLSACGKAPETTAQMPAAQVSVAEVIEQPINEWDEFTGRLEAPESVDIRPRVSGLIDRVAFDEGSLVKKGDLLFQIDPRPFEAEFKRLQAQLQQARASQTRALSEARRGERLRKSNAISAELADARASAAQEAKAVVAGIQAELDNARLNLSFTRVTAPINGRVSRAEVTAGNLVTAGQSQLTSLVSTDKVYAYFDADERVFLKYVELARKAGSKTRDASPVYLGLSNEDGHPHLGQLDFIDNQVNPKTGTIRGRAVFDNASGDFTPGLYARLKLVGSSRYDATLIKDDAVGTDLGKKFVLVLGEDNSVNYRAIELGPKLEGLRIVRSGLAKGEQIVVNGLQRAMPGSIVDPQNVPMADEATLASLARQRQIVESRNTPSVAVKTLPSPSAPRS; this is encoded by the coding sequence ATGGAACAGCCCAACAACCCTACCTGGCAGTTGCCTTTGGCCCTTGCGGCCGTCCTGGTACTCAGCGCTTGCGGTAAAGCCCCAGAAACCACCGCACAGATGCCCGCCGCGCAGGTCAGCGTCGCCGAGGTGATCGAACAACCGATCAACGAGTGGGATGAGTTCACCGGGCGCCTGGAAGCCCCGGAATCGGTGGATATCCGCCCGCGAGTGTCCGGCCTCATCGATCGAGTGGCGTTCGACGAAGGCAGCCTGGTGAAGAAAGGCGACCTGCTGTTCCAGATCGATCCGCGGCCGTTCGAGGCCGAGTTCAAGCGGCTCCAAGCCCAGCTGCAACAAGCGCGCGCCAGCCAAACCCGCGCCCTCAGCGAGGCACGTCGCGGCGAACGCTTGCGTAAAAGCAATGCGATTTCCGCCGAACTGGCCGACGCCCGCGCCAGCGCCGCCCAGGAAGCCAAGGCCGTTGTCGCCGGCATTCAGGCCGAACTGGACAACGCCCGCCTCAACCTGAGCTTCACCCGCGTCACCGCGCCCATCAACGGCCGGGTCAGCCGCGCCGAGGTTACCGCCGGCAATCTGGTGACTGCGGGGCAAAGCCAGCTCACCTCGCTGGTCAGCACCGACAAGGTCTACGCCTACTTCGATGCCGATGAGCGGGTGTTTCTCAAGTATGTCGAGCTGGCCCGTAAAGCCGGCAGCAAGACCCGTGATGCCAGTCCGGTCTATCTCGGGCTGTCCAATGAAGACGGTCACCCGCACTTGGGCCAGTTGGATTTCATCGACAACCAGGTGAACCCCAAGACCGGCACCATCCGTGGTCGTGCGGTGTTCGACAACGCTTCTGGTGACTTCACCCCGGGCCTCTATGCACGGCTGAAACTGGTCGGCAGCAGCCGCTATGACGCCACCCTGATCAAGGACGACGCCGTCGGCACCGACCTGGGCAAGAAGTTCGTCCTGGTACTCGGCGAAGACAACAGCGTGAACTACCGCGCCATCGAACTGGGGCCGAAGCTGGAAGGTTTGCGCATCGTGCGCAGCGGCTTGGCCAAGGGCGAGCAGATCGTGGTCAACGGATTGCAGCGCGCCATGCCGGGCTCAATTGTCGACCCGCAGAACGTCCCCATGGCCGATGAAGCAACCCTGGCCAGCCTCGCGCGCCAGCGTCAGATCGTCGAAAGCCGCAACACCCCAAGTGTGGCGGTGAAGACCCTGCCCTCTCCTTCAGCGCCGCGCAGCTAA
- a CDS encoding LysR family transcriptional regulator codes for MNRNDLRRLDLNLLIVFETLMHERSVTRAAEKLFLGQPAISAALARLRSLFDDPLFVRTGRSMEPTARAVEIFALLSPALDSISTAVSRAADFDPATSTAVFRVGLSDDVEFALLPALLRRLRAEAPGVVLVVRRANYLLMPNLLASGEISVGVGYTEELPANAKRKTLRRSKPKLLRADSVPGTLSLDDYCARPHALVSFAGDLNGFIDDQLLKLGRSRKVVLAVPQFNGLGTLLAGTDLLSVVPDYTAAALTAVGGLRAEEPPLESRSFELHMAWRGAQDNDPAERWLRSRIQMFCGDPDSLD; via the coding sequence ATGAACCGTAACGACCTACGCCGCCTCGATCTCAACCTGTTGATCGTGTTCGAGACGCTGATGCACGAGCGCAGCGTGACCCGCGCGGCGGAGAAACTGTTTCTCGGCCAGCCGGCAATCAGCGCCGCGCTCGCCCGCCTGCGCAGCCTGTTCGACGACCCGCTGTTTGTGCGCACCGGCCGCAGCATGGAACCAACCGCCCGCGCCGTGGAAATTTTCGCCCTGCTTTCACCGGCGCTGGATTCGATCTCCACGGCAGTCAGTCGCGCTGCCGACTTCGATCCGGCAACCAGTACCGCGGTGTTTCGCGTCGGCCTCTCGGATGACGTCGAATTCGCCCTGCTGCCCGCCCTGCTCCGCCGCCTGCGTGCCGAGGCGCCCGGGGTGGTGCTGGTGGTGCGCCGGGCCAACTACCTGTTGATGCCCAACCTGCTGGCATCCGGCGAGATTTCGGTGGGCGTCGGCTACACCGAGGAGCTGCCGGCCAACGCCAAGCGCAAGACCCTGCGCCGTAGCAAGCCCAAGCTGTTGCGCGCCGACTCGGTGCCGGGGACTCTGAGCCTCGACGACTATTGCGCCAGGCCACATGCCCTGGTGTCCTTCGCCGGCGACCTCAACGGCTTTATCGACGACCAACTGCTGAAGCTGGGCCGCAGCCGCAAAGTGGTGCTGGCGGTACCGCAGTTCAACGGCCTGGGTACCTTGCTGGCCGGCACCGACCTGCTCTCGGTAGTGCCGGACTACACCGCCGCCGCCTTGACCGCCGTCGGTGGCTTGCGCGCCGAAGAGCCGCCACTGGAATCCCGGAGCTTCGAACTGCACATGGCTTGGCGCGGCGCCCAGGACAACGACCCCGCCGAACGCTGGCTGCGCTCGCGGATCCAGATGTTCTGCGGCGACCCGGACAGCCTGGACTGA
- a CDS encoding zinc-dependent alcohol dehydrogenase family protein — protein sequence MSHMIRFHKFGDADVLQREELPTPTPGPGEVLVRVQAVGLNWSDVLWRQNLAAEQARLPAGMGSELAGTIEALGEGVDDLEVGTSVASFPASTANRYPTWGDLVLMPRYALTRYPEVLSPLQASVHYTALLFAYFALVDLSKLQPGQHVLITEASHCLAPQTVQLAKALGATVIASTSEAGNREFLRELGADKVVVTEEQDLVLEIERYTEGRGVEVILDQCAGQQMKLLGDVAAPRGKLIMCGVNGGNDTAFPACAAFKKHLQFFRHCVLDFTGLPEMGIEPNQEAVQRALQHINQLTADHLLTPVIDKVFAFDDFIEAHRYMETCPNRGRVALLLP from the coding sequence ATGTCCCACATGATCCGTTTCCATAAATTCGGCGACGCTGATGTACTTCAGCGCGAAGAGTTGCCAACCCCGACACCTGGCCCAGGCGAGGTGCTGGTGCGCGTCCAGGCCGTAGGGCTGAATTGGAGCGATGTACTGTGGCGGCAGAATCTGGCTGCCGAGCAGGCCCGCTTACCCGCCGGCATGGGCAGCGAGCTGGCCGGCACCATCGAAGCCCTGGGCGAGGGCGTCGACGACCTTGAGGTCGGTACGTCGGTCGCCAGCTTCCCGGCCAGCACGGCCAATCGCTACCCGACCTGGGGCGATCTGGTGCTGATGCCGCGTTACGCCCTGACCCGTTACCCGGAGGTGTTGTCACCGCTGCAAGCCAGCGTGCATTACACCGCGTTGCTGTTCGCCTATTTCGCCCTGGTTGACCTGTCCAAGCTACAGCCCGGCCAGCATGTGCTGATCACCGAGGCCAGCCATTGCCTGGCTCCGCAGACCGTGCAACTGGCCAAGGCACTGGGCGCCACGGTCATCGCCTCGACCAGTGAAGCGGGTAACCGCGAGTTCCTCCGCGAGTTGGGCGCCGACAAGGTGGTGGTCACCGAAGAGCAGGACCTGGTCCTGGAAATTGAGCGCTACACCGAGGGCAGGGGAGTCGAAGTGATCCTCGACCAGTGCGCCGGACAACAGATGAAGCTGCTCGGCGATGTCGCCGCGCCGCGCGGCAAGCTGATCATGTGTGGCGTCAACGGTGGCAACGATACGGCCTTTCCGGCGTGCGCCGCGTTCAAGAAGCACTTACAGTTCTTCCGTCACTGCGTCCTCGACTTCACCGGCCTTCCAGAAATGGGCATCGAGCCCAATCAGGAAGCCGTGCAGCGTGCCTTGCAGCACATCAATCAGTTGACCGCAGATCACTTGCTCACGCCGGTCATCGACAAGGTGTTCGCCTTCGATGATTTCATCGAGGCTCATCGCTACATGGAAACCTGCCCCAATCGTGGTCGAGTAGCGCTGCTACTGCCCTGA
- a CDS encoding NnrS family protein — MQVLDRRKALAITPLLRLGFRPFFLGGCLFALLVVPLWLAAYSGWLGEWQPAGGWLAWHRHELLFGFALAIIAGFLLSAVQTWTGQPGLQGRPLTLLALLWLAARVAWLSDLPLPLLAVLELAFPLAVAAVMGRALWQARQKRNYPIVAVLLLLTAADAVAVYGLASASDVLQRQGVLAGVWLVAAMMGLIGGRVIPFFTQRGLGRVEGVKPWPWLDLLLLLGSALIAMLYAAGIALQANAWVGLLFMLLAAGHLLRLVRWYDPGMWRVPLLWSLHLAYAWLGLACLGMALWHLGLLSNPSQPLHALTVGSIGGLILAMVARVSLGHTGRPLAPPAGMTLAFILVQLASLFRVGLIEIWPFWGLWLAAACWSLAFVLFAWRYGPMLCSARVDGHPG, encoded by the coding sequence ATGCAAGTGCTTGACCGCCGCAAGGCATTGGCGATCACCCCGTTGTTGCGTCTGGGGTTTCGGCCGTTCTTTCTGGGAGGCTGCCTGTTCGCCCTGTTGGTCGTGCCGCTGTGGTTGGCAGCCTACAGTGGCTGGCTGGGCGAGTGGCAGCCGGCCGGAGGCTGGCTGGCCTGGCACCGGCATGAGCTGCTGTTCGGTTTCGCCCTGGCGATCATTGCCGGCTTTCTCTTGTCCGCGGTGCAGACCTGGACCGGCCAGCCTGGGCTGCAGGGGCGCCCGTTGACCCTGTTGGCGCTGCTCTGGCTGGCGGCGCGGGTGGCCTGGTTGAGCGACCTGCCGTTGCCACTACTGGCCGTGCTGGAACTGGCGTTCCCGCTGGCGGTGGCCGCAGTCATGGGCCGAGCGCTCTGGCAGGCCCGGCAGAAACGCAACTACCCGATTGTGGCTGTCTTGCTGTTGCTGACGGCAGCGGATGCCGTCGCTGTGTACGGGCTGGCCAGTGCCAGCGACGTCCTGCAGCGCCAGGGCGTATTGGCCGGAGTCTGGCTGGTCGCGGCGATGATGGGGTTGATCGGCGGGCGGGTGATTCCGTTCTTCACCCAGCGCGGCCTGGGTCGGGTGGAGGGCGTTAAGCCCTGGCCCTGGCTCGACCTGTTGTTGCTGCTGGGCTCGGCATTGATCGCCATGCTGTATGCCGCCGGAATCGCCTTGCAGGCCAACGCCTGGGTTGGCCTGTTGTTCATGCTGCTCGCGGCTGGGCATCTGCTGCGCCTGGTGCGCTGGTATGACCCGGGCATGTGGCGGGTGCCCTTGCTCTGGTCATTACACCTGGCCTATGCCTGGTTGGGCCTGGCCTGCCTGGGCATGGCGCTCTGGCATCTGGGCCTGCTGAGCAACCCGAGCCAGCCGCTGCATGCCCTGACCGTCGGCTCCATAGGCGGTTTGATCCTGGCCATGGTCGCCCGTGTCAGCCTGGGCCATACCGGTCGCCCGTTAGCGCCGCCGGCCGGGATGACCCTGGCTTTTATCCTGGTGCAGTTGGCCAGCCTGTTTCGCGTTGGCCTGATCGAAATCTGGCCGTTCTGGGGGCTGTGGCTGGCCGCCGCGTGTTGGAGCCTGGCCTTTGTCCTGTTCGCCTGGCGCTACGGGCCGATGCTGTGCAGTGCCCGCGTGGATGGCCATCCGGGATGA
- a CDS encoding CopD family copper resistance protein encodes MIYPILLILHLFAALIFIGTVFFEVLILESVRKQVPAEAMRLIERGVGRRARQLMPWVLLALFGAGLGMLWLRYLPALAAPLASSFNTLLTLKIMLAASVLGHFFSAMWLFRSKRMNARYLRIIHVSLFAHMVGIVLLAKSMFYLSW; translated from the coding sequence ATGATTTATCCGATCCTGCTGATTCTCCATCTGTTTGCCGCGCTGATCTTCATCGGCACGGTGTTCTTCGAAGTACTGATCCTGGAAAGCGTGCGCAAGCAGGTGCCGGCCGAGGCGATGCGTCTGATTGAGCGGGGCGTCGGCCGGCGTGCCCGGCAATTGATGCCCTGGGTGTTGCTGGCGCTGTTCGGCGCCGGCCTCGGCATGCTCTGGCTACGTTATCTGCCCGCGTTGGCCGCACCGCTGGCGTCGTCCTTCAATACCCTGCTGACCCTGAAGATCATGCTCGCCGCCAGTGTGCTCGGGCATTTTTTCAGCGCCATGTGGCTGTTCAGAAGCAAGCGCATGAATGCGCGTTATCTGCGCATCATCCACGTCAGCCTGTTCGCGCACATGGTCGGCATCGTACTGCTGGCCAAGAGCATGTTCTATCTGAGCTGGTGA
- the ytfE gene encoding iron-sulfur cluster repair protein YtfE — protein MSTTLLDQPLGSLACEIPGATRVFHAFNLDFCCGGHKSLREAAALRGIEPEEVAAELDSLQARGGTQLDWRTEPSARLIEHILKRYHARHREQLPELIRLACRVEQVHGNRADCPNGLADLLRDMQQELESHMLKEEQILFPMLLSGYAKQASAPISVMRFEHDHHGLALERMEALTHGLTPPEDACNTWCALYRGLNELHDDLMQHIHLENNVLFVADQA, from the coding sequence ATGAGTACGACCCTTCTCGACCAACCCCTTGGCAGCCTGGCCTGCGAGATACCCGGTGCCACACGGGTATTTCATGCCTTCAATCTCGACTTCTGCTGCGGCGGTCACAAGAGCCTGCGCGAGGCGGCGGCCCTGCGCGGTATCGAGCCTGAAGAGGTCGCCGCCGAACTGGACAGCCTGCAGGCCCGGGGCGGCACGCAGCTGGACTGGCGCACTGAGCCCAGCGCACGCTTGATCGAGCATATCCTCAAGCGCTATCACGCCCGCCATCGCGAGCAACTGCCGGAATTGATCCGCCTGGCCTGCCGGGTGGAACAGGTTCACGGCAACCGCGCCGATTGCCCGAACGGCCTGGCCGACCTGCTGCGCGATATGCAGCAGGAGCTGGAGAGCCACATGCTCAAGGAGGAGCAGATCCTCTTCCCCATGCTCCTCAGCGGTTACGCCAAACAGGCCAGTGCGCCGATCTCGGTGATGCGTTTCGAGCACGACCACCACGGCCTGGCACTGGAACGGATGGAAGCCCTGACCCACGGCCTCACCCCTCCGGAAGACGCCTGCAACACCTGGTGTGCGCTGTACCGCGGGCTGAACGAATTGCACGATGACCTGATGCAGCACATCCACCTGGAAAACAACGTGTTGTTCGTCGCCGACCAGGCTTAG
- the norR gene encoding nitric oxide reductase transcriptional regulator NorR, protein MLESSLLADLITELPNAVRLQRLVHTLREHFNCGAVGLLRLDGDSLRPLAAVGLVHEALGRRFVIAQHPRLAAIMAAREPTWFEPDSRLPDPYDGLLDAHVGEPLPVHDCMGVSLYVEGQLWGALTLDALHAGTFDSNARRDLQRYALMIEAAVRVTRLEQENRSLRLARSDVQTAALVTEESEILGHSQAIRQLLSELEVVADSELPVLLLGETGVGKELFARHLHRLSRRRNKPLIQVNCAALPESLAESELFGHVKGAFSGATSDRPGRFDAANGGTLLLDEVGELPLSVQAKLLRTLQNGEIQRLGADKPLHVDVRIIAATNRHLPDSIRDGHFRADLYHRLSVYPVPIPPLRERGNDVLMLAGHFLELNRARLGLRSMRLSPAAERAMLAYAWPGNVRELEHVISRAAIKLLSRGASRTQILTLEPDLLDLDSSVRQPGASEALEQQNTPAAAACSMREAVEACQRQSILQALALCADNWASAARLLELDPSNLHKLARRLRLK, encoded by the coding sequence ATGCTGGAAAGCAGTCTGCTCGCCGATCTCATCACCGAACTGCCTAATGCCGTGCGCTTGCAGCGTCTGGTGCATACCCTGCGCGAGCACTTCAATTGTGGCGCGGTGGGGTTGTTGCGTCTGGATGGCGACAGCCTGCGGCCACTGGCGGCCGTGGGCCTGGTGCATGAGGCGCTCGGCCGCCGTTTCGTGATCGCCCAGCACCCGCGCCTGGCGGCGATCATGGCCGCCCGCGAGCCGACCTGGTTCGAGCCGGACAGTCGCCTGCCGGATCCGTATGACGGCTTGCTCGACGCGCATGTCGGCGAGCCCTTGCCGGTGCATGACTGCATGGGCGTCAGCCTGTACGTCGAGGGCCAGCTGTGGGGCGCGCTGACGCTCGACGCCCTGCATGCCGGGACCTTCGACAGCAACGCCCGGCGCGATCTGCAGCGCTATGCCCTGATGATCGAAGCGGCGGTACGGGTGACGCGCCTGGAGCAGGAAAACCGTAGCCTGCGCCTGGCCCGCAGCGATGTGCAGACGGCCGCCCTGGTCACCGAGGAGAGCGAGATCCTCGGCCACAGCCAGGCGATTCGCCAACTGCTGAGCGAGCTGGAAGTGGTGGCCGACTCGGAGTTGCCGGTGCTGTTGCTGGGCGAAACCGGGGTGGGCAAGGAGTTGTTCGCCCGTCACCTGCATCGTCTGTCGCGGCGCCGCAACAAGCCGCTGATTCAGGTCAACTGCGCGGCACTGCCCGAGTCGCTGGCCGAAAGTGAACTGTTCGGCCACGTCAAGGGCGCCTTTTCCGGCGCTACCAGCGATCGTCCCGGGCGCTTCGATGCGGCCAATGGCGGCACCCTGCTGCTCGACGAGGTGGGCGAACTGCCCCTCAGTGTGCAGGCCAAACTGTTGCGCACCCTGCAAAATGGCGAGATTCAGCGCCTGGGTGCGGATAAGCCCCTGCATGTCGACGTGCGAATTATCGCCGCGACCAATCGCCACCTGCCGGACAGCATTCGCGACGGCCATTTCCGCGCGGACCTCTATCACCGCCTGTCGGTGTATCCGGTGCCGATTCCGCCGTTGCGCGAGCGCGGCAACGATGTGTTGATGCTGGCCGGGCACTTCCTCGAACTCAATCGCGCGCGCCTGGGCTTGCGCAGCATGCGCCTTTCGCCCGCGGCGGAGCGTGCCATGCTGGCTTATGCGTGGCCGGGCAATGTGCGCGAACTGGAGCATGTGATCAGCCGAGCGGCGATCAAACTGCTCAGTCGCGGCGCCAGCCGCACGCAGATTCTGACCCTGGAACCCGACCTGCTCGACCTCGACAGCTCAGTGCGCCAGCCTGGCGCCAGCGAGGCGCTGGAGCAGCAAAACACGCCCGCAGCTGCCGCCTGTTCGATGCGCGAGGCAGTCGAAGCCTGTCAGCGCCAGAGCATCCTGCAAGCCTTGGCGTTGTGCGCGGATAACTGGGCCAGCGCGGCGCGCCTGCTCGAACTCGACCCGAGCAACCTGCATAAACTGGCGCGGCGTCTGCGCTTGAAGTGA